The genomic DNA CTTTCATTCAACGGATGGTTTTCCACTTTGTAAGCTAATGTAAATCGGATGTTTTCTTTATCAACCCTTTGAGGGTGTCCTAATCTTGTTAGGTTAATTTTGTCATTGCTTTTGGCCAGTCTTTCCAGAATGTTGTCAATGGCGTTATTGCTTTCTGATGTAGCCAATATCTTAGACCCCATAAAATATTCCTGATTGATCAATTCAATCAATGTTCTTGTTTTTCCTGTTCCAAAAGGCCCATGTATCAAAAAGAAGCTTCTGGATGCCAATGCTTTTCTTACAGCTATCTTTTGAGATTCGTTTAAGGAATCATCTACATAATCTAGTTTCTTATTTAGAATGGTTTCATCATCCTTTTTAGGTTTTCTCACATGTAGGCTGTATTCTAATGCATCTTTACCTTTAATTGAGAGATTTGCAAGATTTTCTTCCATTCTTTTGAAAGTGACGTCATTTGCATATAAGTCAATGCGAACATGCTTTTTCAATGCCCATCTAGGAACGTTTTCAATAGCTACTTTTATGAATCTGCCACCTTTTTCGGTGACTGTTCCTGTCAAATCACTTTTCAAAGGGTTCCCTATACTTATTAATACAATATCTCCAACACTAATCTCCGTATCTATAGGTTCTCTTCTTCCATATTGTATTATGTTGAAACCTAATTCTTTTCCAAGATTTTTTCCTTTTACCTTATTTATTGCCCTTCCTAATTGCTCTCTTTTTCCAGGGGATAAACGTTTTATTTCATTTATCATTAGCTCCATTTCAGCTTTTCTTTCCTCGTCAACAAGGGCAGTTAGCTTTTTGATATATTTTTTCACTGAAATCATCTCCTTCTAATACAATTATAAATAACTTGCATATATAAATAATTAATGAGGGCTTAAATGATTTTTAAAAATGCGGATGATTTTGGTGATTTGACTTATTCTTACATATCCGAAGATTCTGGAGGATATATCTCCAAAAACAAAAATATTTTTAATTACATAGAATTGACTCCATTAAATCAATTTGTTCTGGAAAAAGCTGTTATGGGAACTCCCATTTTTAAAAAAGGGAGTGGTGGAAGCAGTATATTGGTTTTATCTGGAATTCATGGTAATGAACTTTCCTCTCAAATCGCTAATCTAAAGCTTTTAAATGAGTATAATAACAAAAAGTTTAACCATACTCTTTATTTCATCCCTTTCGCTTCTCCGTTTTCCACAATGAGGAACGAAAGACAGTATATGTATAATGATTTAAATCGTTCAGCCCATATTGCCAATTCTTTGTCTTATAGGATTTTAGAGGCCATTATCAATTTGGAAATCGATTTCGTTGGGGATTTTCATACTACTGCCGTTAACAGCAATCCTGGGTTTGAATCTATTTTTTCATCAAAGTATCCCACTTCTGAAAGTTTTATAATTTCCAGATTCGTATCTCAGGATGTTGGCTGTAAAAGTATTGTCTTTCCTCAAGCAGGTGCTTCTTATAAGGGGGCTATGGAGGATGAATGCAATCTATTGGGCATTCCTGCCATTACTGGTGAAGTTGTTTCCCCTTTCGGTGCTGTTGGTAAAGGCAGTGTCGAGAGATCTTATGGTCAGATGAAAAGTTTTCTTAGTTATTTTGGTTTATAATTACTTTTCAAATGCTCTTGCCAATTCTTTTTATATTTTAGTGATAATATTTTAT from Methanobrevibacter sp. includes the following:
- a CDS encoding succinylglutamate desuccinylase/aspartoacylase family protein — protein: MIFKNADDFGDLTYSYISEDSGGYISKNKNIFNYIELTPLNQFVLEKAVMGTPIFKKGSGGSSILVLSGIHGNELSSQIANLKLLNEYNNKKFNHTLYFIPFASPFSTMRNERQYMYNDLNRSAHIANSLSYRILEAIINLEIDFVGDFHTTAVNSNPGFESIFSSKYPTSESFIISRFVSQDVGCKSIVFPQAGASYKGAMEDECNLLGIPAITGEVVSPFGAVGKGSVERSYGQMKSFLSYFGL